The proteins below are encoded in one region of Pseudomonas putida S13.1.2:
- the livG gene encoding high-affinity branched-chain amino acid ABC transporter ATP-binding protein LivG codes for MSREILQVSGLSMRFGGLLAVNGVALTVKEKQVVALIGPNGAGKTTVFNCLTGFYKPSGGTILLDGQPIQGLAGHQIARKGVVRTFQNVRLFKEMTALENLLIAQHRHLNTNFFAGLFKTPSFRRSEKEAMERAQYWLEKVNLTEFANRTAGTLAYGQQRRLEIARCMMTQPRIIMLDEPAAGLNPKETEDLKALIAYLRESHNVTVLLIEHDMKLVMSISDHIVVINQGTPLANGTPEEIRDNPDVIKAYLGEA; via the coding sequence ATGAGCCGTGAAATTCTGCAAGTCAGCGGCCTGAGCATGCGCTTCGGCGGCTTGTTGGCGGTCAACGGCGTGGCCCTGACCGTCAAGGAAAAACAGGTGGTGGCGCTGATCGGCCCGAACGGCGCCGGCAAGACCACCGTGTTCAACTGCCTGACCGGTTTCTACAAACCCAGCGGCGGCACCATTCTGCTCGATGGCCAGCCGATCCAGGGCCTGGCCGGCCATCAAATCGCCCGCAAGGGCGTGGTGCGGACCTTCCAGAACGTGCGCCTGTTCAAGGAAATGACCGCGCTGGAAAACCTGCTGATCGCCCAGCACCGTCACCTGAACACCAACTTCTTCGCCGGCTTGTTCAAGACCCCGAGCTTTCGCCGCAGCGAGAAGGAGGCCATGGAACGCGCGCAGTACTGGCTGGAGAAGGTCAACCTGACCGAATTCGCCAACCGTACCGCCGGCACCCTCGCCTACGGCCAGCAACGCCGCCTGGAAATCGCCCGCTGCATGATGACCCAGCCGCGCATCATCATGCTCGACGAACCGGCGGCGGGCCTGAACCCGAAGGAAACCGAAGACCTCAAGGCACTGATCGCCTACCTGCGTGAGTCGCACAACGTCACCGTGCTGCTGATCGAGCACGACATGAAGCTGGTGATGAGCATCTCCGACCATATCGTGGTGATCAACCAGGGCACCCCCCTGGCCAACGGCACGCCGGAAGAGATCCGCGACAACCCTGATGTGATCAAAGCCTACCTGGGGGAAGCGTAA
- a CDS encoding high-affinity branched-chain amino acid ABC transporter permease LivM: MNKNLKQAFFSALLVWAVAFPVLGLKLSIDGISLVVHSQGSFTLSIIAVCSVLMFLRVLFDKQWSSVMGSRSDRKLIPPAVSNYLTLPKTQRYVIIGLIVAALVWPFFGSRGAVDIATLILIYVLLGLGLNIVVGLAGLLDLGYVGFYAVGAYSYAMLSHYLGWSFWVCLPIAGLMAATFGFLLGFPVLRLRGDYLAIVTLGFGEIIRLFLRNLTDWTGGPNGISNIPKPEFFGLTFERRAAEGMQTFHEFFGLEYNSINKVIFLYLVALLLALLALFVINRLLRMPIGRAWEALREDEIACRALGLNPTVIKLSAFTLGACFAGFAGSFFAARQGLVTPESFTFIESAIILAIVVLGGMGSQLGVILAAIVMILLPELMREFSEYRMLMFGALMVLMMIWRPQGLLPMQRPHMELHR, encoded by the coding sequence ATGAACAAAAATCTCAAACAGGCGTTCTTCAGCGCCTTGCTGGTCTGGGCCGTGGCCTTCCCGGTGCTGGGCCTGAAACTGAGCATCGACGGCATCAGCCTGGTCGTGCACAGCCAGGGTTCGTTCACCCTCAGCATCATCGCCGTGTGCTCGGTATTGATGTTCCTGCGCGTGCTGTTCGACAAGCAGTGGAGTTCGGTGATGGGCAGCCGTTCGGATCGCAAGCTGATCCCGCCGGCCGTAAGCAACTACCTGACCCTGCCCAAGACCCAGCGCTATGTGATCATTGGCCTGATCGTCGCTGCCCTGGTGTGGCCGTTCTTCGGCTCGCGCGGTGCGGTCGACATTGCCACGCTGATCCTGATCTACGTGTTGCTGGGCCTGGGCCTCAACATCGTGGTCGGCCTGGCAGGCCTGCTCGACCTCGGCTACGTCGGTTTCTACGCCGTCGGCGCCTACAGCTACGCCATGCTCTCGCACTACCTGGGCTGGAGCTTCTGGGTGTGCCTGCCGATTGCCGGCCTGATGGCCGCCACCTTCGGCTTCCTGCTTGGCTTCCCGGTGCTGCGCCTGCGCGGTGACTACCTGGCGATCGTGACCCTCGGCTTCGGCGAGATCATCCGCCTGTTCCTGCGCAACCTCACCGACTGGACCGGTGGCCCCAACGGCATCAGCAACATCCCCAAGCCAGAGTTCTTCGGCCTGACCTTCGAACGCCGTGCCGCCGAGGGCATGCAGACCTTCCATGAGTTCTTCGGGCTGGAATACAACTCGATCAACAAGGTCATCTTCCTCTACCTGGTGGCCCTGCTGCTGGCCCTGCTGGCGCTGTTCGTCATCAACCGCCTGCTACGCATGCCCATCGGCCGTGCCTGGGAAGCCCTGCGTGAAGACGAGATCGCCTGCCGCGCACTGGGCCTCAACCCGACCGTGATCAAGCTCTCGGCATTTACCCTGGGTGCCTGCTTCGCCGGTTTCGCCGGCAGCTTCTTCGCTGCGCGCCAAGGCCTGGTGACACCGGAGTCGTTCACCTTCATCGAGTCGGCGATCATCCTCGCCATCGTCGTGCTTGGCGGCATGGGCTCACAACTGGGCGTGATCCTCGCGGCCATCGTGATGATCCTGCTGCCCGAGCTGATGCGTGAGTTCAGCGAATACCGGATGCTGATGTTCGGTGCGCTGATGGTGTTGATGATGATCTGGCGTCCGCAAGGCTTGCTGCCTATGCAACGTCCACACATGGAGCTGCATCGATGA